One region of Chryseobacterium muglaense genomic DNA includes:
- a CDS encoding OmpA family protein, with amino-acid sequence MKIFKVLLASVVVLGMTSCVSKKQYDALSGNYKQCIENIGERQREIQDLKGQNSTLTAENNLLKSQHDALKSSLDACLSNTGKSSSNIDKLVGEINASNSYIKQLISANAKNDSLNLALSNKLKRSLDNMADQDVQVKVLKGVVMISLSDKLLYKTGDYNVLPAAQEVLGKVAKVINDYDKYSVLIEGNTDNAPLSSANLPRDNWDLSALRGTAIAKVLQSQFGVDPARITAGGRSEYNPKATNMSVSGRAENRRTEIIIMPKLDEFMKLMDIAPKK; translated from the coding sequence ATGAAGATTTTTAAAGTTTTATTGGCTTCAGTAGTGGTGTTGGGAATGACATCTTGCGTTAGTAAGAAGCAGTATGATGCTCTAAGTGGCAACTACAAACAGTGTATTGAAAATATTGGTGAGAGACAACGTGAAATTCAGGATCTGAAAGGTCAGAATTCTACATTGACGGCGGAAAATAACTTATTAAAAAGTCAGCATGATGCTTTGAAGTCATCTTTGGATGCTTGTCTTTCAAATACAGGTAAAAGCTCATCGAATATTGATAAATTGGTTGGTGAGATTAATGCATCAAACTCTTATATTAAGCAGCTTATTTCTGCAAATGCTAAAAATGATAGTTTAAATTTAGCGTTATCAAACAAGCTGAAGAGATCTTTAGACAATATGGCTGATCAGGATGTTCAGGTAAAAGTTCTTAAAGGTGTAGTGATGATTTCATTATCAGATAAATTATTATACAAAACTGGTGACTACAACGTTTTACCTGCAGCTCAGGAAGTTTTGGGTAAAGTGGCAAAAGTAATCAACGATTATGATAAATATTCTGTATTGATCGAAGGAAATACAGATAATGCACCATTAAGCTCTGCAAACTTGCCAAGAGACAACTGGGATCTTTCTGCATTGAGAGGTACAGCAATTGCTAAAGTATTGCAAAGTCAGTTTGGAGTAGATCCTGCAAGAATTACAGCAGGTGGTCGTTCAGAATACAATCCTAAAGCGACAAACATGAGTGTTTCTGGAAGAGCTGAGAACAGAAGAACCGAAATTATCATCATGCCTAAGCTGGATGAGTTTATGAAATTAATGGATATTGCTCCTAAAAAGTAA
- a CDS encoding O-methyltransferase codes for MSFFEEKNPEMDRYLENHASSEPENLKKLRRETFQKTTQPHMISGYQQGRLLTIVSKMLNPKNVLEIGTFTGYATLCLAEGLSSDGKITTLDVNEDLAYLPKKYFSESEFSNQIDFKIQDAKEFLRNTDGVFDLIFIDADKENYAEYFRLIKPRTKSGSVVLFDNVLWYGKVLEANPKQKSTQVIKELNDLVAKDEDFENLILPLRDGVNFLRRK; via the coding sequence ATGAGTTTTTTTGAAGAAAAAAATCCTGAAATGGATCGATATCTGGAAAATCACGCTTCTTCTGAGCCTGAAAACCTTAAGAAATTAAGAAGAGAAACCTTTCAGAAAACCACTCAGCCACATATGATTTCCGGTTATCAGCAGGGAAGGCTTTTAACGATTGTTTCTAAAATGCTGAATCCTAAAAATGTGTTAGAAATAGGAACTTTTACAGGTTATGCTACACTTTGTTTAGCAGAAGGCTTATCTTCTGACGGCAAAATAACGACACTTGATGTAAATGAAGATTTAGCTTATCTTCCCAAAAAATATTTCTCTGAAAGTGAATTTTCAAACCAAATCGACTTTAAAATTCAGGATGCAAAAGAGTTTCTGCGAAATACCGATGGGGTTTTTGATCTGATTTTTATTGATGCCGATAAAGAAAATTATGCCGAATATTTCAGATTAATTAAACCAAGAACAAAATCGGGCTCGGTAGTTCTGTTTGATAATGTACTTTGGTACGGGAAAGTTTTAGAAGCAAACCCAAAGCAAAAATCTACCCAGGTTATTAAAGAGCTTAATGATTTGGTGGCAAAAGATGAAGATTTTGAAAATCTTATTTTACCTTTGCGTGACGGAGTGAATTTCCTCAGAAGGAAATAA
- a CDS encoding C40 family peptidase, with protein sequence MNKGICTVTVAPVRAENSDKAEIVTEILYGESADILEVNKNWTKIKMHYDGYEGWMDTKQIKPVTEEYLANRKINIITEDFSSVMTLDGKTLLSMGSEVEFPAVASRRSHDVRESIALTAKEFLNIPYLWGGKSFFAVDCSGFVQLVYKIHNVKMPRDTYQQAEVGETLSFVEESQPGDLAFFENSEGKIIHVGIMLENQKIIHASGKVRIDTLDSSGIFNKEMNKHTHKLRVIKSIL encoded by the coding sequence ATGAATAAAGGAATTTGTACAGTAACTGTTGCACCTGTTCGTGCTGAAAATTCAGATAAAGCTGAAATCGTTACCGAAATTTTGTATGGTGAAAGTGCTGATATTTTGGAAGTAAACAAAAACTGGACGAAAATAAAAATGCACTACGACGGCTATGAAGGCTGGATGGATACCAAGCAAATAAAACCCGTCACTGAAGAATATCTTGCCAACAGAAAAATAAATATAATTACGGAAGATTTTTCTTCGGTAATGACTCTTGATGGAAAAACGCTTTTGTCAATGGGTTCTGAAGTAGAATTTCCTGCAGTTGCATCTAGGAGAAGTCACGATGTACGCGAAAGTATAGCTTTGACAGCGAAAGAATTTCTAAACATCCCTTATTTATGGGGTGGAAAAAGTTTTTTTGCGGTCGACTGTTCTGGCTTTGTGCAGTTGGTTTATAAAATTCATAATGTAAAAATGCCCAGAGACACTTACCAGCAAGCGGAAGTAGGGGAGACTCTGAGTTTTGTAGAAGAAAGTCAACCCGGAGATTTAGCTTTTTTTGAGAATTCTGAAGGTAAAATTATTCACGTCGGAATTATGCTTGAAAATCAGAAAATTATTCATGCTTCCGGCAAAGTGAGAATAGACACGCTCGATTCTAGTGGGATTTTCAATAAAGAAATGAATAAACATACTCATAAACTAAGGGTGATTAAAAGCATCCTTTAA
- a CDS encoding DUF1648 domain-containing protein — MESIISIVFDVLNLVLILFLWIYTLRVFKKLPEKIPTHFDFEGKPDSFGGKRFIYFLPILSLIFYIAFYFITRSPESGNFPVEITTANHKTQFFIMIFLMKWLLFLIVLLFLNLQDYTIRYSFNADSKARIHILLFIPFIFISVMAAIVTAYIYE; from the coding sequence ATGGAAAGCATTATTTCTATTGTTTTTGATGTGTTGAATTTGGTATTAATCCTTTTTTTATGGATTTATACTTTAAGGGTATTTAAAAAACTTCCGGAAAAAATTCCTACCCATTTTGATTTTGAAGGTAAGCCGGATTCTTTTGGTGGAAAAAGATTTATTTATTTTCTGCCCATTTTGTCATTGATATTCTATATAGCTTTCTATTTTATTACAAGAAGCCCCGAATCTGGAAATTTCCCTGTTGAGATTACGACAGCAAACCATAAAACTCAGTTTTTTATCATGATTTTTTTGATGAAATGGCTTCTGTTTCTTATTGTACTTCTGTTTTTAAATCTTCAGGATTATACGATAAGATATAGTTTTAATGCTGATTCAAAAGCAAGAATTCATATCTTATTATTTATTCCTTTCATTTTTATAAGTGTAATGGCGGCGATTGTCACGGCTTATATTTATGAATAA
- a CDS encoding 3-deoxy-D-manno-octulosonic acid transferase has translation MNFLYNIFVHLLIFGMKVLSLFNDKTKKGVEGRKQSLEVVSKAFSKTDKILWMHAASLGEYEQGLPVLEKLKEEFPTHKILITFFSPSGYENVVKKKHIADAICYLPFDRKSTVKEFISQFDCELFFTVKYDYWYNLLNELKLKNTKTFVISALFYESQSFFTSYGKWFVKQLKQNVTWFFHQTQHSYVLAKSVGLLNSSVTGDTRFDRVKQLKIRNNHVDFVQEFIDEKKAIVFGSSWQAEEKIAKIISEKNEHLKLIIAPHDLKRVENLKQIFPTAILYSELKNSQTFQPSNSQTLIIDSIGLLSKLYSYADVAVVGGGFHEAGLHNILEAATFGVPVIFGNHYKKNPEADHLILAKGGKSFENENSAAQFVLDLFKNEEMRLEMCDNAEKFVTKQPDSSELILQKILSL, from the coding sequence ATGAATTTTTTATATAACATATTTGTACATCTTCTTATTTTCGGAATGAAGGTTTTGTCGTTGTTTAATGATAAAACTAAAAAAGGCGTTGAAGGCAGAAAACAATCTTTAGAGGTTGTGAGCAAAGCATTTTCAAAGACTGATAAAATTTTGTGGATGCATGCTGCAAGTCTTGGAGAATACGAGCAGGGGCTTCCTGTTTTAGAAAAACTTAAAGAAGAATTTCCGACTCATAAAATTTTGATTACCTTTTTTTCTCCTTCCGGATATGAAAATGTAGTTAAGAAAAAACATATTGCAGATGCTATTTGTTATCTTCCTTTCGATAGAAAAAGTACTGTAAAAGAATTTATATCTCAGTTTGATTGTGAGCTGTTTTTTACCGTTAAATATGATTACTGGTATAATCTCTTGAATGAGCTAAAGCTTAAAAATACCAAAACGTTTGTCATTTCAGCATTGTTTTATGAAAGTCAGTCTTTCTTTACAAGCTACGGGAAATGGTTTGTGAAACAGCTGAAACAAAATGTAACCTGGTTTTTTCATCAGACTCAGCATTCGTATGTTTTAGCTAAAAGTGTTGGTCTACTAAATTCTTCGGTGACGGGAGATACCAGATTTGACAGGGTAAAGCAATTGAAAATTAGAAATAATCATGTTGATTTCGTTCAAGAATTTATCGATGAGAAAAAGGCAATTGTCTTTGGTAGCTCATGGCAGGCAGAAGAAAAAATTGCAAAAATAATTTCTGAAAAAAATGAGCACTTAAAACTAATTATTGCTCCGCACGATTTGAAAAGAGTGGAAAACTTAAAACAAATCTTTCCTACTGCAATTTTATACAGCGAATTAAAAAACTCTCAAACGTTCCAACCCTCCAACTCTCAAACTCTCATCATCGACAGTATCGGGCTTCTTTCCAAACTATACTCTTACGCTGATGTTGCAGTTGTAGGTGGAGGTTTTCACGAAGCAGGTCTTCACAATATTTTGGAAGCGGCAACTTTTGGTGTTCCCGTTATTTTTGGAAATCATTATAAGAAAAATCCGGAAGCTGATCATCTGATTTTGGCTAAAGGAGGTAAATCTTTTGAGAACGAAAATTCAGCGGCTCAATTTGTTTTAGATTTATTTAAAAATGAAGAAATGCGTTTAGAGATGTGTGATAATGCTGAGAAATTTGTGACTAAGCAACCAGATTCTTCAGAGCTTATTCTTCAGAAAATCTTATCACTTTAA
- a CDS encoding deoxyuridine 5'-triphosphate nucleotidohydrolase, which translates to MEYSKEFKAALSQLSPVEKDRLIFRLLRKDEILSKKLYFELIDEETVDQKRDAMEELIKEKVEYASKYISNQKYFTVLIRKISAQITEHVKVTTDKFGDISLNLLLINEILESNEKLSRQRFNDVYKLYLYIINKIVKALVLTKKLDEDYWMEIDQYLTVAHEKITANIYLEKLFINNGIDFNWLNIERIPDNFDLIIKDIKNQGFLK; encoded by the coding sequence ATGGAGTATTCTAAAGAATTTAAAGCAGCATTAAGCCAACTTTCACCGGTAGAAAAAGACCGATTAATTTTCAGACTACTGAGAAAGGATGAGATTTTATCTAAAAAATTATACTTCGAATTAATCGATGAAGAAACCGTTGATCAGAAACGTGATGCAATGGAAGAATTGATCAAGGAAAAGGTAGAATACGCTTCTAAATACATCAGCAATCAAAAATATTTTACAGTACTCATTCGAAAAATAAGCGCTCAAATTACCGAACACGTAAAAGTGACAACCGATAAATTTGGTGACATTAGTTTAAATCTTTTATTGATTAATGAAATACTTGAAAGCAATGAAAAATTGAGCCGACAGAGATTCAATGATGTCTACAAACTTTATCTTTACATCATCAATAAAATTGTAAAAGCTCTAGTTTTAACTAAAAAACTAGATGAAGATTATTGGATGGAAATCGATCAGTATCTTACAGTTGCACACGAGAAAATCACTGCTAATATTTACCTTGAGAAATTGTTTATCAACAACGGAATAGATTTCAATTGGCTAAATATCGAGAGAATTCCCGATAATTTTGATTTGATTATAAAAGATATTAAGAACCAGGGATTTTTAAAGTGA
- a CDS encoding glycosyltransferase family 2 protein: MPEVSIITPCYNSSPFLEETISSVMNQTFTDWEWLITDDQSTDNSVEIIQKHKDSRVKLIIAKKNGGAGHARNLSLKQASGRYITFLDADDFWEPNFLEEMVDFMKRENAEIAYSNYARCDENLVQKIEDFKADKEVTFNNLLKTCRLSLLSSMYDSQRVGKEFFPEGSKREDHVMWLNLLKKIPVGKPLLKTMAKYRMRENSISRKKQNIIKDQYLVYKDFMKFSTLKSLYYTANWALNGFMKYSKIFN; the protein is encoded by the coding sequence CAAACGTTTACCGATTGGGAATGGCTTATTACAGATGATCAGTCGACAGATAATTCCGTTGAAATCATTCAAAAGCATAAAGATTCCAGAGTAAAATTAATTATCGCTAAAAAAAACGGAGGCGCAGGTCATGCAAGAAACCTTTCTCTAAAGCAAGCTTCCGGAAGATATATTACTTTTCTTGATGCTGATGATTTTTGGGAACCCAATTTTCTTGAAGAAATGGTTGATTTTATGAAGCGTGAAAATGCAGAAATTGCTTATTCTAATTATGCAAGATGTGATGAAAATTTAGTCCAAAAAATTGAAGATTTTAAAGCCGACAAAGAAGTTACTTTTAATAATTTGCTAAAAACCTGCAGACTTTCTCTTCTTTCATCCATGTACGATTCACAAAGAGTCGGAAAAGAATTTTTCCCGGAAGGAAGCAAAAGAGAAGACCATGTAATGTGGCTGAATTTATTAAAGAAAATTCCCGTAGGAAAACCACTTCTGAAAACAATGGCAAAATACAGGATGCGTGAAAACAGCATTTCAAGAAAAAAACAGAATATCATCAAAGATCAGTATCTTGTTTATAAAGATTTTATGAAATTTTCTACTTTAAAATCTCTTTATTACACTGCAAACTGGGCGTTAAACGGATTTATGAAATATTCGAAAATATTTAATTAA